The proteins below come from a single Candidatus Methylomirabilota bacterium genomic window:
- a CDS encoding glucose 1-dehydrogenase, protein MGRRSIPSTDSDREAVSRLDGRVAIVTGASRGLGRAIAMALARAGADVAVAARSKPDLEETARQVAATGRRALVVETDVTAYAQVDALVQRTVGTLGGLHIVVNNSGIARVAPVAHMSPDDFRATLDVNLVGVFNGCRAAAAHLIAQKAGKIINISSVLGQVGLPGYSAYAASKSGVMGFTRALAAEWARYSIQVNALAPGWFVTDMNAEAFDDPRTRERLLRDVPARRTGRLDEIGPLVVYLASSASDFMTGQTLFLDGGHSAA, encoded by the coding sequence ATCGGGAGACGCTCGATTCCCTCTACCGATAGCGATCGGGAGGCGGTCTCGCGCCTCGATGGCCGCGTCGCCATCGTGACCGGGGCCAGCCGGGGCCTCGGGCGGGCGATCGCGATGGCGCTGGCCCGGGCCGGGGCCGACGTGGCGGTGGCCGCGCGCTCCAAGCCGGACCTCGAGGAGACCGCCCGCCAGGTGGCCGCGACCGGGCGGCGGGCCCTCGTGGTGGAGACCGACGTGACCGCCTACGCGCAGGTCGACGCGCTCGTGCAGCGCACCGTCGGCACGCTGGGCGGCCTGCACATCGTGGTGAACAACTCGGGCATCGCCCGCGTCGCACCGGTGGCCCACATGTCGCCGGACGATTTTCGCGCCACCCTCGACGTCAATCTGGTCGGCGTGTTCAACGGCTGCCGCGCGGCGGCGGCGCATCTCATCGCCCAGAAGGCCGGAAAGATCATCAACATCTCGTCGGTGCTGGGGCAGGTGGGACTGCCCGGGTACAGCGCCTACGCCGCCTCGAAGTCCGGCGTCATGGGCTTCACCCGCGCGCTCGCCGCGGAGTGGGCCCGGTACTCCATCCAGGTGAACGCGCTGGCCCCGGGCTGGTTCGTCACCGACATGAACGCGGAGGCCTTCGACGACCCGCGAACCCGCGAGCGTCTGCTGCGCGACGTTCCCGCGCGCCGCACCGGACGACTCGACGAGATCGGCCCGCTGGTCGTATACCTGGCCTCGTCCGCGTCCGACTTCATGACCGGCCAGACCCTGTTCCTGGACGGCGGCCACTCGGCGGCCTGA
- a CDS encoding DUF445 domain-containing protein: MDARASETRRPPRQRRLASLVLVAAVALAAAAIPFRGTWWGGWILAIAEAGIVGGLADWFAVTALFRRPLGLPIPHTALIPANWELMAERVGSMVGDRVLTKQYVIDEISRFDLADLLARGASQIEPDDLDSAVRSVARWAAGQISPAATNDVASWLTRLARSHPIAPLLATALEMARKQGWDQRLIETVATALADALDRPGFRTAVGGLVDEVLAGYRARMRLYPRLLMGLASTFGLIDRERLVAALRQALQKIADDPDDPLRVRLAETLSALPGRLRADPALAARIEAAKAELLESPAVARLLDDVAAGLGRSIVADLAADSSEVVTWITARLESARLALAREEPVRRTLDAWLKERITEVLERYHDRIARFIERGVHALGPEGAVRLIEEHAGDDLQYIRVNGTVVGGLAGGGLYAIHLLLGLL; this comes from the coding sequence GTGGACGCCCGCGCCTCCGAGACCCGGCGTCCGCCGCGCCAGCGGCGCCTCGCCTCCCTCGTGCTGGTGGCCGCCGTCGCGCTCGCCGCGGCCGCCATTCCGTTCCGGGGCACCTGGTGGGGCGGATGGATCCTCGCCATCGCGGAGGCCGGCATCGTCGGCGGGCTGGCGGACTGGTTCGCGGTCACCGCGCTGTTCCGGCGCCCGCTCGGGCTGCCGATCCCCCACACCGCGCTCATCCCGGCCAACTGGGAGCTGATGGCCGAGCGGGTCGGGAGCATGGTGGGCGACCGCGTGCTCACCAAGCAATACGTCATCGACGAGATCTCCCGCTTCGATCTCGCCGATCTGCTCGCGCGCGGCGCCTCGCAGATCGAGCCGGACGACCTGGACTCGGCGGTCCGCTCCGTCGCGCGCTGGGCCGCCGGGCAGATCTCGCCCGCGGCCACCAACGACGTCGCGTCCTGGCTCACGCGGCTCGCCCGATCGCATCCCATCGCGCCGCTGCTGGCCACCGCGCTCGAGATGGCCCGCAAGCAGGGCTGGGACCAGCGCCTGATCGAGACGGTGGCCACCGCGCTGGCCGACGCGCTCGATCGGCCGGGCTTCCGCACCGCGGTGGGCGGCCTGGTGGACGAGGTCCTGGCCGGCTACCGCGCGCGGATGCGCCTCTACCCCCGGCTGCTGATGGGGCTGGCCAGCACGTTCGGGCTCATCGACCGGGAACGGCTCGTCGCGGCGCTGCGGCAGGCGCTCCAGAAGATCGCGGATGATCCCGACGATCCGCTACGCGTGCGTCTCGCCGAGACGTTGAGCGCGCTGCCCGGGCGGCTACGCGCGGATCCCGCGCTGGCCGCGCGCATCGAGGCCGCGAAGGCCGAGCTGCTCGAGAGCCCGGCGGTGGCCCGGCTGCTCGACGACGTGGCCGCCGGGCTCGGCCGGTCCATCGTGGCCGACCTGGCCGCCGACTCGTCCGAGGTCGTCACCTGGATCACCGCACGTCTGGAGAGCGCCCGGCTCGCCCTCGCCCGGGAGGAGCCGGTGCGGCGAACCCTGGACGCATGGTTGAAGGAGCGGATCACCGAGGTCCTCGAGCGCTATCACGACCGCATCGCGCGCTTCATCGAGCGCGGCGTCCATGCCCTGGGCCCCGAAGGGGCGGTGCGTCTCATCGAGGAGCACGCGGGAGACGATCTGCAGTACATCCGCGTCAATGGAACGGTCGTGGGCGGGCTCGCCGGGGGCGGCCTCTACGCGATCCACCTGCTGCTCGGGCTGCTCTGA
- a CDS encoding DUF1800 domain-containing protein, with translation MRGAVVVTGLTLVVLAGAACSSAPPPRRAVEAPAPAPGPAPSLTLPASPLSEEQRVLHALNRLGYGPRPGDVERVRRTGLAAYIEQQLSPSRIADPAVDQALTGYPVLGQSAAQLVRDYPQLSPQIRQRVAQGEMSRRDVMEMYPLERRPAVITSQMQAARIARAVLSERQLEEVMVDFWFNHFNVYAQKGAVRWMLPAYEREAIRPHALGRFRDLVLATARHPAMLFYLDNWLSTRADLMIRQGPNAGRRMGLNENYARELMELHTLGVDGGYGQEDVIEVARCFTGWTIDRPQQGGGFLFRPQAHDRGAKRVLGQTIPAGGGLQDGERVIDILTRHPSTARFIATKLARRLVSDDPPSTLVDRAAATFQRTDGDIRAVLTAIVTAPEFWSAETYRAKIKTPLEVVASAMRALDGRIAPAGASEAPAGGVALAREVGKLGEPLYEAQPPTGYPDRAESWVNTGALLGRMNFALGLAHNRFPGARVDLAGLLGPVDRRRPDQVLDRLLAVILNGEATAHTRAVLAAQLGSPEITRITAYDRVPKDTDVEKLTALVLGSPEFQRR, from the coding sequence ATGCGTGGAGCAGTCGTTGTCACCGGGCTGACGCTGGTGGTGCTGGCCGGGGCTGCGTGCTCGTCGGCTCCGCCACCGCGCCGCGCCGTGGAGGCCCCGGCGCCCGCTCCGGGTCCCGCGCCGTCGCTGACGTTGCCGGCCTCGCCGCTGTCCGAGGAGCAGCGCGTGCTGCATGCCCTCAATCGCCTGGGCTACGGGCCCCGGCCCGGCGACGTCGAGCGCGTGCGGCGCACGGGGCTGGCGGCCTACATCGAGCAGCAGCTCAGCCCGAGCCGCATCGCCGATCCCGCCGTCGATCAGGCGCTGACCGGCTACCCGGTGCTGGGCCAGAGCGCCGCCCAGCTCGTGCGCGACTACCCGCAGCTCAGCCCGCAGATACGGCAGCGCGTGGCCCAGGGCGAGATGAGCCGTCGAGACGTGATGGAGATGTACCCGCTCGAGCGCCGACCGGCGGTCATCACCAGCCAGATGCAGGCGGCGCGGATCGCGCGGGCGGTGCTGAGCGAGCGGCAGCTCGAGGAAGTGATGGTGGATTTCTGGTTCAATCACTTCAACGTCTACGCGCAGAAGGGCGCGGTGCGCTGGATGCTGCCGGCCTACGAGCGCGAGGCCATCCGTCCCCACGCGTTGGGCCGCTTCCGCGATCTGGTGCTGGCCACCGCGCGGCATCCCGCCATGCTCTTCTACCTCGACAACTGGCTCAGCACGCGCGCCGACCTCATGATCCGGCAAGGACCGAATGCGGGCCGGCGCATGGGCTTGAACGAAAATTACGCCCGCGAGCTCATGGAACTGCACACGCTCGGGGTGGACGGCGGCTACGGCCAGGAGGATGTCATCGAGGTGGCGCGCTGCTTCACCGGCTGGACGATCGACCGCCCGCAGCAGGGCGGCGGCTTTCTCTTCCGCCCGCAGGCGCACGACCGCGGCGCCAAGCGCGTGCTCGGCCAGACGATCCCCGCGGGTGGCGGCCTGCAGGACGGCGAGCGCGTCATCGACATCCTGACGCGCCATCCATCCACCGCGCGCTTCATCGCCACCAAGCTCGCCCGCCGGTTGGTGAGTGACGACCCGCCGTCGACTCTGGTCGACCGGGCGGCGGCCACGTTCCAGCGCACCGACGGGGACATCCGCGCGGTGCTCACCGCCATCGTGACCGCGCCCGAGTTCTGGTCGGCCGAAACCTACCGCGCGAAGATCAAGACGCCGCTCGAGGTGGTCGCCAGCGCGATGCGAGCCCTCGACGGCCGCATCGCGCCGGCCGGCGCGTCCGAGGCGCCGGCCGGCGGCGTCGCGCTGGCGCGCGAGGTGGGCAAGCTGGGCGAGCCGCTCTACGAGGCGCAGCCGCCGACCGGCTACCCGGATCGCGCGGAGTCGTGGGTCAATACCGGCGCCCTGCTCGGCCGCATGAACTTCGCGCTCGGCCTGGCCCACAATCGCTTCCCGGGAGCGCGCGTCGATCTCGCTGGCTTGCTCGGCCCGGTCGATCGCCGCCGGCCCGATCAGGTGCTGGACCGCCTGCTCGCGGTCATCCTCAACGGCGAGGCCACGGCCCACACCCGCGCGGTGCTGGCCGCTCAGCTGGGGAGCCCCGAGATCACCCGCATCACCGCCTACGACCGGGTGCCGAAGGACACCGACGTGGAGAAGCTGACCGCGCTGGTCCTGGGCTCGCCCGAGTTCCAGAGGAGGTAG
- a CDS encoding carboxylesterase/lipase family protein: MHLQIETRRGALRGVQERGLAVFRGIPFAAPPVGPLRFRPPEPPPRWSGVRDASRFGRAAPQNAAIAGPLLSLGIGRTGEDCLYLNVWTPRADRARRPVLVWIHGGAFVLGAGSQTLYDGAALARRGDVVVVTLNYRMGALGFLRLRERFGDRLPATGNEGLLDQVAALRWVRDEIETFGGDPGNVTIFGESAGAMSCATLLGMPQARGLFHRAILQSGAANFRWPPDVAAGLADLLLEDLGLASPDALRAARVSTLLDAQRRLFMNMLLSDHYVLGALSPGGQRVAGAVFLGLALARRRFGSVAAPLSARLLTLLRRRRRDGMPSSRAAALHALGTRGLPFQPVVDGAVVPRDPLEAVRDGAARDVPLLIGTNRDETRLFLPLDPEAATLDEASLLARCRDAIPGKDGERDATAREAIEVYRAARAARGERIEPGELWFAIESDRTMRHPAMVLAGLQSAHQRDTYAYLFTWPSPALGGLLGSCHALDLPFVFGTLGHPMFRPFAGKGPEARALAERMQDAWIAFARTGRPDHAGLPEWPGYDVSSRRTMILDRRCRVEVAPREAERAFWDRVPSE, encoded by the coding sequence GTGCACCTTCAGATCGAGACTCGTCGGGGCGCGCTTCGCGGTGTCCAGGAGCGCGGTCTGGCGGTCTTCCGCGGCATTCCATTCGCGGCCCCGCCGGTCGGACCGCTCCGATTCAGGCCACCCGAGCCGCCGCCTCGCTGGAGCGGCGTGCGCGACGCCAGCCGGTTCGGCCGGGCCGCGCCGCAGAATGCGGCCATCGCGGGCCCCCTCCTGAGCCTGGGCATCGGACGGACCGGCGAGGATTGCCTCTACCTGAACGTGTGGACGCCCCGCGCCGATCGCGCGCGACGGCCGGTGCTGGTGTGGATCCACGGCGGCGCCTTCGTGCTGGGCGCGGGTTCGCAGACGCTCTACGACGGCGCGGCCCTGGCCCGACGCGGCGACGTCGTGGTGGTCACCCTCAACTACCGGATGGGCGCGCTCGGCTTCCTGCGGCTGCGAGAGCGCTTCGGCGATCGACTGCCCGCGACCGGCAACGAGGGGCTCCTCGACCAGGTGGCGGCGCTCCGGTGGGTGCGCGACGAGATCGAGACCTTCGGCGGCGACCCGGGCAATGTGACCATCTTCGGCGAGTCGGCCGGCGCGATGAGCTGCGCCACTCTCCTCGGCATGCCCCAGGCGCGCGGTCTGTTCCACCGGGCCATCCTCCAGTCCGGCGCGGCGAACTTCCGGTGGCCGCCCGACGTCGCGGCCGGTCTCGCCGACCTGCTCCTCGAGGATCTGGGGTTGGCCTCGCCCGACGCGCTGCGCGCGGCCCGCGTGTCGACCCTGCTCGACGCGCAGCGGCGGCTATTCATGAACATGCTGCTGAGCGACCACTACGTGCTCGGTGCCCTCTCGCCGGGCGGACAGCGGGTCGCCGGCGCGGTGTTCCTGGGGCTGGCGCTGGCGCGGCGGCGCTTCGGCTCGGTGGCCGCGCCGTTGTCGGCGCGGCTCCTCACCCTGCTGCGCCGCCGGCGACGCGACGGGATGCCGTCGTCGCGCGCGGCCGCCCTCCACGCTCTCGGCACGCGCGGGCTGCCCTTCCAGCCGGTGGTGGATGGCGCGGTGGTGCCGCGCGATCCCCTCGAGGCGGTTCGCGACGGCGCGGCTCGCGACGTCCCGCTCCTGATCGGCACGAATCGCGACGAGACCAGGCTGTTCCTGCCGCTCGATCCCGAGGCGGCGACGCTCGACGAGGCGTCTCTGCTCGCCCGTTGCCGGGACGCGATCCCGGGCAAGGACGGCGAGCGTGACGCGACGGCCCGGGAGGCGATCGAGGTCTATCGCGCCGCCCGCGCCGCGCGCGGCGAGCGCATCGAGCCGGGCGAGCTGTGGTTTGCCATCGAATCCGACCGGACGATGCGCCATCCTGCGATGGTGCTGGCCGGGCTTCAATCCGCGCACCAGCGGGACACCTACGCGTACCTGTTCACGTGGCCGTCGCCGGCCCTGGGAGGCCTGCTGGGCTCCTGCCACGCGCTCGACCTGCCGTTCGTCTTCGGCACGCTCGGGCACCCGATGTTCCGTCCCTTCGCGGGCAAGGGCCCGGAGGCGCGCGCGCTCGCCGAGCGCATGCAGGATGCGTGGATCGCGTTCGCGCGAACGGGACGGCCGGATCACGCGGGGCTCCCGGAGTGGCCGGGCTACGACGTCTCGAGCCGCCGCACCATGATCCTGGATCGACGGTGCCGCGTGGAGGTGGCGCCCCGCGAGGCGGAGCGCGCGTTCTGGGACCGGGTGCCGAGCGAGTAG
- a CDS encoding alcohol dehydrogenase catalytic domain-containing protein, translating to MLAAVLRGPRSLDLASVPTPTPGPTDAVIRVKAAGLCGTDYRIWTGERPVQYPRVMGHEFVGTVAAVGAEVGTLTVGQTVAVEPNYSCGVCPLCREGNRNLCLSRVAVGIDVDGGFAEQATVPARCCWPAPDGLADERLLLAEPLAVVVRAIGRAEPVEGETAAVLGLGSLGLLAVQVLKARGVRVLAVARSTRRLGLARELGADAVALSGADDDTAAARAFSGREGVDTVIETAGTAPAVEQAVNLCRPGGRVVLTGLPHEATSLNFFWVVRRELRIIGSMIYQDEFPEAMRLLATGAVRVERLLSQTFPLDRIDDAFQAHRSPDSIKVAVIP from the coding sequence ATGCTCGCTGCGGTCCTGCGCGGTCCCCGCTCGCTGGATCTGGCCTCGGTGCCCACCCCCACGCCGGGCCCGACCGACGCGGTCATCCGGGTCAAGGCGGCCGGCCTCTGCGGCACCGACTACCGCATCTGGACGGGCGAGCGGCCGGTCCAGTATCCGCGGGTGATGGGCCACGAGTTCGTGGGCACGGTGGCCGCGGTCGGCGCCGAGGTCGGCACGCTCACGGTGGGCCAGACGGTCGCGGTGGAGCCCAACTACTCCTGCGGGGTGTGCCCGCTCTGCCGCGAGGGCAACCGCAATCTCTGCCTCTCGCGCGTGGCGGTCGGCATCGACGTCGACGGGGGCTTCGCGGAGCAGGCGACGGTGCCCGCGCGCTGCTGCTGGCCGGCACCGGATGGCCTCGCCGACGAGCGGCTGCTCCTCGCCGAGCCACTGGCGGTGGTGGTGCGCGCCATCGGCCGCGCCGAGCCGGTCGAGGGAGAGACCGCGGCGGTGCTTGGCCTCGGCTCGCTCGGGCTGCTCGCGGTGCAGGTCTTGAAGGCGCGCGGTGTGCGCGTGCTCGCGGTCGCGCGCTCCACGCGACGGCTTGGCCTGGCGCGCGAGCTCGGCGCCGACGCGGTGGCGCTCTCCGGTGCCGACGACGACACCGCCGCCGCGCGCGCGTTCTCGGGCCGTGAAGGCGTCGACACCGTGATCGAAACCGCGGGGACCGCTCCCGCGGTGGAGCAGGCGGTCAACCTGTGCCGGCCGGGAGGTCGGGTGGTGCTGACCGGCCTGCCGCACGAAGCGACGTCGCTGAACTTCTTCTGGGTGGTGCGGCGCGAGCTGCGGATCATCGGCTCGATGATCTACCAGGACGAGTTCCCCGAGGCGATGCGCCTCCTCGCGACCGGCGCGGTGCGGGTGGAGCGCCTCCTGTCCCAGACGTTTCCGCTCGATCGGATCGACGACGCCTTCCAGGCGCACCGCTCGCCGGACTCGATCAAGGTCGCGGTGATTCCGTAA
- a CDS encoding alpha/beta fold hydrolase, producing the protein MPLWRESLFGLDWLALRASPVFYGIGVPRGDGSAVVLVPGFLGTDWYLLELYGWLGRLGYRPFLSRIGRNAECLETLSRRLLETAETARGATRRPVHLVGHSLGGLLARSVAVRRPELVASVVTLGAPFRGIRSHPLVLRVSDRVRERLQRDDRPDCFTGHCGCPAVTGLESAFPSSVPQVAVYTRTDGIVDWRVCVNDDPDTNVEVAGTHVALVANPAVYRALAAHLVAVAAARARRSAAARTAAGAYFA; encoded by the coding sequence GTGCCGCTCTGGCGCGAGAGCCTCTTCGGGCTCGACTGGCTGGCGCTACGCGCGTCCCCGGTGTTCTACGGGATCGGCGTGCCGCGCGGTGACGGCTCGGCGGTGGTGCTCGTGCCCGGCTTTCTCGGAACCGACTGGTATCTGCTCGAGCTGTACGGGTGGCTCGGCCGCCTCGGCTACCGTCCCTTCCTCTCGCGCATCGGCCGCAACGCGGAGTGCCTGGAGACACTCTCGCGTCGGTTGCTCGAGACCGCCGAGACCGCGCGCGGGGCCACCCGCCGTCCCGTCCATCTGGTCGGCCACAGCCTGGGTGGCCTGCTCGCGCGCTCCGTGGCGGTGCGCCGCCCGGAGCTGGTCGCGTCGGTCGTGACCCTGGGCGCGCCGTTCCGGGGGATCCGCTCGCACCCGCTGGTGCTGCGTGTCTCCGATCGGGTGCGCGAGCGCCTGCAGCGTGACGATCGGCCCGATTGCTTCACCGGCCATTGCGGCTGCCCGGCGGTGACCGGCCTCGAGTCCGCCTTCCCGTCGTCGGTTCCGCAGGTCGCGGTCTACACGAGGACCGACGGCATCGTCGACTGGCGGGTGTGCGTCAACGACGATCCCGACACCAACGTCGAGGTGGCGGGCACCCACGTGGCGCTGGTGGCGAACCCGGCCGTCTACCGGGCGCTGGCCGCGCATCTCGTCGCCGTGGCGGCCGCGCGAGCGCGGCGGTCCGCCGCGGCGCGCACCGCTGCCGGCGCCTACTTCGCGTAG